In Camelus dromedarius isolate mCamDro1 chromosome 4, mCamDro1.pat, whole genome shotgun sequence, the DNA window TCATGCTCACCGCTGGACTCGTAGGATTCTTCTTTGTCTACTGCCTCCTGGTGCACCAGGTCAGGCTTGGCCACCTTCTCCTTGACTTCTGTCTCACTAACTTTGGTGCCTTCTTTCACGTGGCCAGACTCAACTCCCATAAATGCATCTGCCTCCTGAGGTGCTGCAGATGAGGGTGTGAGGTCCTGGGTAGCCTCAAGTTTCAGCTCTGTTGCTTTTACCGCATCTACGTTTAGCCCTGAGGCCATTTGTCCAAAGTCACTGATTTTAACATCTAATTGACCCTGGTCAGCTTTCTTTGCAGCAAAATCTAGTTCCGGTTCAGCTTTTTTAGGTGGTTCAACCTCAGCTGCCTCTGGCACTGAACTAagaactttctctgctttctcagccacGAGAGGTGATGCATCTTTTGATACAGTCAGTTCTTTGGCTGACAATTCCTGGAGGGTTACTCCTAACTCAAAAGTTTCAACTTTATCCCCCGCCTCTTCCATTTCCTTGTCATGTTCTTTTGAATCAGTATGTTCTTCACTTTTTTCCAGCACAGTATCCAGCTTATCATTAGCTTTCCTCTCCTGATCAGGCTCCCTACCCAGTCCTGATTTGTCACCAGAGATATGTGGGGATGTGTCTTTCTCAGCACTGAACTCATCTTTGACTCTTCCAGCAGCTGCCAGTTTGACTTCAATCAATGAAAGATCTGTGGCCAAATCTCTCCGCACTTTATCATCAGTGCCTTCGTAAAAGGATCCACTCTCCCCAGATAAATTCTCACTGTCTTGGACAGGTGATGGGAGTGGGACTGtgtatttattgaacacacaGTAGCCCAGGTCCTCAAGCTGACTGTCAGTTTTAACAATGACATGGTTCTCATCAGTGACAGGGGGCAAGCCAGTGCTGCTCTCCTCCACTACAGTCTCTGATGGGACTGACTTCCTCCTGGCAACCTCAGCATCCGCACTCACAGAAGCTAATCTTGACCTTGTGCCTGCCAGATCCAGCATTTCAGGCAGGTCAGGGGCCATGACAGTGCCGTTTTTGTAATAATCTTTGGCTAGGAAAGGTGACTCACATGTTGTCTCCACTTGGGTACTTTCCTCTCCTGGAGCTTTCTCTCCCTCTAtctgctctttttcttctttgctttctgttGGGAAGCAAGGGGCTTTGTCCACTGCAGGTGTTGTGGCTGGAAGGTAATCGTCCCCTTCGTCCATGCTTCCACTAGTGTTGGTTAGAATATCAGAGGCCAGTGGAGAAAGATCGTGCCCCCGACCAAAGTTAAATCCAAGGGCGATGGAATCCAGGCAAGACATGGGCAAATTGATTGACATGCTTCTTTGTTCAATTGCAGACCTACCACCAAGTCCTAAACTCCTGCTTAGTGTCAAATCGTCCTTATTCTTACTGTGGAGATCCCTTTTCTCCCCATACACTTTTGGATCAATAGTGAACATTCTTTCTTGAGGAGAACTGGGTTCTTCAGGTAACTCAGATGGATAACTTTGTGCAAGAGTGCTATACCCTGCCTCTTGTGCTGGAACGCTGGGCTGGGATTCTCTATCTGCCGGAAGACCCTTGTCGCCATTTTTATACGTGGGAGACACGGTATCAAAAGACTCTTGGGCACTTTCTCTTGTGTCACTCAGTTCATAGTAATCACTGCCTGGCTGGATGCTTTTTGTCACTTCTTCTTTCAAAGCAGATGTTTCAAAGTACTTGGACATTCCTGACTTATCTTCATAAAATGGCATGTCAAGCTCAGCTGATGTTACAGCTCCAACGGCTTCAACTTTACTGTCTTTGTCAGCAACTTTTTCTTCAAAAGGCTCCTGGGCTGCACTCTTTTCACTCAGTGCAGCTGGTTCGGTCACGACTGTCTCCAGTGTCTTATAGGTCATGGTTGAATCAGTAACTGCTTGCTCTAAACTTACAGGGAATGAGTCCTGTTTTGATATATCTGTGGTAGGTTCCTGGCCTTTCTGGTCTACTTTTGAGTAAGTGTGCTCTGTGGAGGGCTGAATTacacctgtttcttcatctgtcaattTTGGGGGTTCGCTCTCTTTAGGTGTGGCTTCTTTGTCAGATACGGTTGGTATTTCTTCGAGTTTTAGGTGAGGTTCCTTTTCAGTAAGTGTAGGTTCCTGTCCAATGAGGGTGGGAGTCTCTTTTATCTGCATACTCTCTTGCTTTATTGCCCCTTTCTCTTCTAAAACTCTCTCTGGGACACATTCTTCCACAATTGAAATGTGAGCATCTTTGGGTGAGGTAATTGCCTCTGAGGCTGGTGCTTCTGTCATTTTGTCAGGTTGATCCTTCTGGAGCTCTTCAACTTTAGAACTATCTTTGGTTGTCCCTAGGATACCAGTTTCTTCCAGAGATTTTTTGTCATCCAGCTGTAATAGGGCAGGGGCAAAGGGTGATGCTTCTGCAATGACTTCATTTTTCACAACACCTAAAGGAAGAGTGAAGCTTCCACCCTGAAAGGGACTTGGCATGGGAGAATCAAATTGTTTCCCTTCCCATTTTGGGATATCCTCCAGTACGTCTTTTTCCTTCATGGGTGTGAGGGGGCCAGGAGATACTGGAGCAACTAAACCCCACTCATCCTTTTTGGCTTCCACTGGCATTTGGATGAACCAGTCCTTTTGCTCTTTTGCAGCTGGGGGCTCTGCAGGAAGGCCAATATCAGGTACCCCTAGGCTtggttctgtcttctgtttcaTGTCTTCTAGGCTGGCTTCGAGACTGTGCCCAAACAGAGTGGGTGGTGCTTGCTCTTCTCCTGTGCCTTGCACGTCCTTTTTTTCGGGGGAAGTTTCAGTTGTCTCAGGCTGAGAAACTAAGGCAGCATGTTTAAGGTCTTCACCAGGcttactttctttctctgactcctcttccttcttgtctAATGGCTCGGCTGGAGAGGGAGTCAATTCCTGTTGATCTGGGAACTCCATCTTCGAGGCTGTAAGTAAACCTGAAGTAATTGGgttgatttttaaacaaataataggCAAGTGCTTTCAGGCAGTAAGcttaaaatcatattttgaaatgacaaaTGAATGGTAGGGTATAAAGAAAAACTATGAAACATGCACGCATGCTACTTATCTaaaaatcaatatgaaaatgTCAGGACTGAGATTTATTTGTATGATTGCTAAAATGAATTGCCATCATGAATTAATGTGTACAGGAATTGTAATAAGAGTACATTTTgagtaatctttttttctttgtttggtcTCTCTAAACAGTATGTGATGTGTACCatagtagaaaaaaatttcatgtgccttctaaaaattacaaattaaagaaTACTGAATATATAACCAATGTTAGGGTACAAAAAATCTATATACTGATCTAAATATGGAAAGGAATTGATTTCTACTGAAATCAATGAagcatttgttttctcatttaaaagtgaatcgGCAGGCCATGGGCAGAAGccaattaatttataataatatgtGTTAAATAGTTTCAGTTAACTTAATCAACAAATGCCAGGACCAATTTTCTGGGCACTGAAAGGTTACTAGAATAAAGTTTTAGAAGTCATCAGAGATTAAACGTCgttaatacaaataaatgttatTGACTTTATATGATATGACCTAAATATTGACAAGTCAATTTCTACCACATCTCAAAAAATTCTTAAGTCCTAATCATTACTTAGTGTGTATGGTAGATGtgagaaaatctgaatatactGTTAATACTGGGAAGTCATGTGagtaacatgattttaaaaagacattaaaatatctTTCTCTCCTTGAAATGACCTCCTTCCTTGGAACATGACCAACTAGTTAGTGAAGCACTGACCAGTCCTGGCTTTGGAGATGCTTCACAGAAATTAAATgactcttttaaattttaatctgatCATCAATCCAAAAGGCTTCAGAGTCTCACTTGTCTCTTAACGTCAAAGTTATTCATTGTGGTCACTAAGGCTAAATGTAGTTATCTGaaaaagatttggggaaaaataataaaattcaatcaTCTCTCGAAGAGCAAGTGTATGGGTCATAATTATCTTAGATACTTGTGTGTCCTGTTGTCACAACAGAAAGGAAATACATTATGAACTTTGTAGCAAAGGTTAGATGAATGAAAACTCAAGAGATATGGTGATGATCAAAGGTGTTGGCTGCCATGGAAAGGAAATGATATGAGAAGCATCAGCAGGAGCTTTTAAGGAAACCAAACCAGTATTCATTGAAGCATAAAAAAATACAGCACATTGCGgttgcaaacaaaaacaattcgACCACTGAAGCCTGTATGTGCCAAAATTCAACTCTACGATTTGAAAGAAAGCATATGAATTGCTGTCCCccctcaaataaaaagaaaaatatacatgtattagCAATGTGACTGGCAAACATTTgagatgggggcggggggcgggggaggcgggaAAAAAAGCTCACACAGCGTCATCAGCCTGGCTGCAAAGCGTATTGTATCATGGCAAAGTCAAACCAGGAATCGGCTGCAGCAGTGGAAAACCAAGCTGCCACACAGCACCTGCATAAGCCACACTGTCTGCTCATTAAGTCTAAAAACAGTGGTCTTGGCATCATGAGAAGACCCAGCGATGGAACAGCATTGGAAAGGCATCAGGTTGGTAAGCTGCTGGAGAGATCATTTGCAACAAAACACATGCAGATCCTAAGAAAGACACACCTTCCCTGGCAGAGGAAGGGGTTTTTACTTCTGCAGACACCTCCGTGACCTCTTTTACACTTTCCTCCTGGGGGGCCCCTGCTGGGGCACTCTCTTCAGGAACTATTTGGGCCTCCGTACTAGACTCCACTTGGCCCTCACTGAGGCCCTTGTGTTGGTCTGAGGCCTTGGCAGCCCCACACTCTTTCCCAGGAAGAGTGGCAGGTTTCTCTTCCTCAGCCATTGGACTCTCTAGCGCTTCTTCTTCTTAGGGATGAAAAAGATGTTGACATCATGACCACAGAACAACACACGAAACaacagaaatattatttaatgaacaCTTTCAGCTCCATTATATTGACCTCACGAGAACCTCTTTTACCATTTGGATGAGCAAATTAATATCCTAATACAATGGACATTATGTATTGTTCGCAAAATTAGTACGTATAATCTGCTAATAACGATGCCTTTTAACGTCTCATTAAAaggctatttattttaaaacgtGAGAGCTGAAAGGGTTTTATTGCTCTGTTACCCTCAGTGCAAATGGCAGTAAGTTATACACATGTGGAAAGCTTGCTGGAAATAAGAAATGGGGCTGCCGGATAACAGATGGTTGTGAAAAGATA includes these proteins:
- the MAP2 gene encoding microtubule-associated protein 2 isoform X39; this encodes MADDRKDEAKAPHWTSAQLTEASAHPHPPEIKDQGGAGEGLVRSANGFPYREDEEGAFGEHESQGTYSDTKENGINGELTSADRETAEEVSARIVQVVTAEAVAVLKGEQEKEAQHKDQPAALPLAEETANLPPSPPPSPASEQTVAVEEEEEALESPMAEEEKPATLPGKECGAAKASDQHKGLSEGQVESSTEAQIVPEESAPAGAPQEESVKEVTEVSAEVKTPSSAREGLLTASKMEFPDQQELTPSPAEPLDKKEEESEKESKPGEDLKHAALVSQPETTETSPEKKDVQGTGEEQAPPTLFGHSLEASLEDMKQKTEPSLGVPDIGLPAEPPAAKEQKDWFIQMPVEAKKDEWGLVAPVSPGPLTPMKEKDVLEDIPKWEGKQFDSPMPSPFQGGSFTLPLGVVKNEVIAEASPFAPALLQLDDKKSLEETGILGTTKDSSKVEELQKDQPDKMTEAPASEAITSPKDAHISIVEECVPERVLEEKGAIKQESMQIKETPTLIGQEPTLTEKEPHLKLEEIPTVSDKEATPKESEPPKLTDEETGVIQPSTEHTYSKVDQKGQEPTTDISKQDSFPVSLEQAVTDSTMTYKTLETVVTEPAALSEKSAAQEPFEEKVADKDSKVEAVGAVTSAELDMPFYEDKSGMSKYFETSALKEEVTKSIQPGSDYYELSDTRESAQESFDTVSPTYKNGDKGLPADRESQPSVPAQEAGYSTLAQSYPSELPEEPSSPQERMFTIDPKVYGEKRDLHSKNKDDLTLSRSLGLGGRSAIEQRSMSINLPMSCLDSIALGFNFGRGHDLSPLASDILTNTSGSMDEGDDYLPATTPAVDKAPCFPTESKEEKEQIEGEKAPGEESTQVETTCESPFLAKDYYKNGTVMAPDLPEMLDLAGTRSRLASVSADAEVARRKSVPSETVVEESSTGLPPVTDENHVIVKTDSQLEDLGYCVFNKYTVPLPSPVQDSENLSGESGSFYEGTDDKVRRDLATDLSLIEVKLAAAGRVKDEFSAEKDTSPHISGDKSGLGREPDQERKANDKLDTVLEKSEEHTDSKEHDKEMEEAGDKVETFELGVTLQELSAKELTVSKDASPLVAEKAEKVLSSVPEAAEVEPPKKAEPELDFAAKKADQGQLDVKISDFGQMASGLNVDAVKATELKLEATQDLTPSSAAPQEADAFMGVESGHVKEGTKVSETEVKEKVAKPDLVHQEAVDKEESYESSGEHESLTMESLKADEGKKETSPESSLIQDEIAIKLSVEIPCAPAVSEADLAPDEKADVQMEFIQPPKEETKETPDISVTPSDAAEPLPEAAGAEPAEAPSEEEEIEAQGEYDKLLFRSDTLQITDLGVPGVREEFVETCPGEHKGVIESVVTIEDDFITVVQTTTDEGESGSHSVRFAALEQPEVERRPSPRAEEELEVEEAAEAQAEPKEGSPEAPASPEREEVALSEYKTETYDDYKDETTIDDSIMDADSLWVDTQDDDRSIMTEQLETIPKEEKAEKEARRPSLEKHRKEKPFKTGRGRISTPERKIAKKEPSTVSRDEVRRKKAVYKKAELAKKTEVQAHSPSRKFILKPAIKYTRPTHLSCVKRKTTAGGESAQAPSVFKQAKDKVSDGVTKSPEKRSSLPRPSSILPPRRGVSGDRDENSFSLNSSISSSARRTTRSEPIRRAGKSGTSTPTTPGSTAITPGTPPSYSSRTPGTPGTPSYPRTPHTPGTPKSAILVPSEKKVAIIRTPPKSPATPKQLRLINQPLPDLKNVKSKIGSTDNIKYQPKGGQVQIVTKKIDLSHVTSKCGSLKNIRHRPGGGRVKIESVKLDFKEKAQAKVGSLDNAHHVPGGGNVKIDSQKLNFREHAKARVDHGAEIITQSPGRSSVASPRRLSNVSSSGSINLLESPQLATLAEDVTAALAKQGL
- the MAP2 gene encoding microtubule-associated protein 2 isoform X13, translating into MADDRKDEAKAPHWTSAQLTEASAHPHPPEIKDQGGAGEGLVRSANGFPYREDEEGAFGEHESQGTYSDTKENGINGELTSADRETAEAKLSKEVSARIVQVVTAEAVAVLKGEQEKEAQHKDQPAALPLAAEETANLPPSPPPSPASEQTVAVEEASKMEFPDQQELTPSPAEPLDKKEEESEKESKPGEDLKHAALVSQPETTETSPEKKDVQGTGEEQAPPTLFGHSLEASLEDMKQKTEPSLGVPDIGLPAEPPAAKEQKDWFIQMPVEAKKDEWGLVAPVSPGPLTPMKEKDVLEDIPKWEGKQFDSPMPSPFQGGSFTLPLGVVKNEVIAEASPFAPALLQLDDKKSLEETGILGTTKDSSKVEELQKDQPDKMTEAPASEAITSPKDAHISIVEECVPERVLEEKGAIKQESMQIKETPTLIGQEPTLTEKEPHLKLEEIPTVSDKEATPKESEPPKLTDEETGVIQPSTEHTYSKVDQKGQEPTTDISKQDSFPVSLEQAVTDSTMTYKTLETVVTEPAALSEKSAAQEPFEEKVADKDSKVEAVGAVTSAELDMPFYEDKSGMSKYFETSALKEEVTKSIQPGSDYYELSDTRESAQESFDTVSPTYKNGDKGLPADRESQPSVPAQEAGYSTLAQSYPSELPEEPSSPQERMFTIDPKVYGEKRDLHSKNKDDLTLSRSLGLGGRSAIEQRSMSINLPMSCLDSIALGFNFGRGHDLSPLASDILTNTSGSMDEGDDYLPATTPAVDKAPCFPTESKEEKEQIEGEKAPGEESTQVETTCESPFLAKDYYKNGTVMAPDLPEMLDLAGTRSRLASVSADAEVARRKSVPSETVVEESSTGLPPVTDENHVIVKTDSQLEDLGYCVFNKYTVPLPSPVQDSENLSGESGSFYEGTDDKVRRDLATDLSLIEVKLAAAGRVKDEFSAEKDTSPHISGDKSGLGREPDQERKANDKLDTVLEKSEEHTDSKEHDKEMEEAGDKVETFELGVTLQELSAKELTVSKDASPLVAEKAEKVLSSVPEAAEVEPPKKAEPELDFAAKKADQGQLDVKISDFGQMASGLNVDAVKATELKLEATQDLTPSSAAPQEADAFMGVESGHVKEGTKVSETEVKEKVAKPDLVHQEAVDKEESYESSGEHESLTMESLKADEGKKETSPESSLIQDEIAIKLSVEIPCAPAVSEADLAPDEKADVQMEFIQPPKEETKETPDISVTPSDAAEPLPEAAGAEPAEAPSEEEEIEAQGEYDKLLFRSDTLQITDLGVPGVREEFVETCPGEHKGVIESVVTIEDDFITVVQTTTDEGESGSHSVRFAALEQPEVERRPSPRAEEELEVEEAAEAQAEPKEGSPEAPASPEREEVALSEYKTETYDDYKDETTIDDSIMDADSLWVDTQDDDRSIMTEQLETIPKEEKAEKEARRPSLEKHRKEKPFKTGRGRISTPERKIAKKEPSTVSRDEVRRKKAVYKKAELAKKTEVQAHSPSRKFILKPAIKYTRPTHLSCVKRKTTAAGGESAQAPSVFKQAKDKVSNSTLSKIPALQGNTKSPRCSSASPSTTKRATFSDSLLIQPSSAGSTDRLPYSESGNKDGVTKSPEKRSSLPRPSSILPPRRGVSGDRDENSFSLNSSISSSARRTTRSEPIRRAGKSGTSTPTTPGSTAITPGTPPSYSSRTPGTPGTPSYPRTPHTPGTPKSAILVPSEKKVAIIRTPPKSPATPKQLRLINQPLPDLKNVKSKIGSTDNIKYQPKGGQVRILNKKIDFSKVQSRCGSKDNIKHSAGGGNVQIVTKKIDLSHVTSKCGSLKNIRHRPGGGRVKIESVKLDFKEKAQAKVGSLDNAHHVPGGGNVKIDSQKLNFREHAKARVDHGAEIITQSPGRSSVASPRRLSNVSSSGSINLLESPQLATLAEDVTAALAKQGL
- the MAP2 gene encoding microtubule-associated protein 2 isoform X32 — translated: MADDRKDEAKAPHWTSAQLTEASAHPHPPEIKDQGGAGEGLVRSANGFPYREDEEGAFGEHESQGTYSDTKENGINGELTSADRETAEEVSARIVQVVTAEAVAVLKGEQEKEAQHKDQPAALPLAEETANLPPSPPPSPASEQTVAVEEASKMEFPDQQELTPSPAEPLDKKEEESEKESKPGEDLKHAALVSQPETTETSPEKKDVQGTGEEQAPPTLFGHSLEASLEDMKQKTEPSLGVPDIGLPAEPPAAKEQKDWFIQMPVEAKKDEWGLVAPVSPGPLTPMKEKDVLEDIPKWEGKQFDSPMPSPFQGGSFTLPLGVVKNEVIAEASPFAPALLQLDDKKSLEETGILGTTKDSSKVEELQKDQPDKMTEAPASEAITSPKDAHISIVEECVPERVLEEKGAIKQESMQIKETPTLIGQEPTLTEKEPHLKLEEIPTVSDKEATPKESEPPKLTDEETGVIQPSTEHTYSKVDQKGQEPTTDISKQDSFPVSLEQAVTDSTMTYKTLETVVTEPAALSEKSAAQEPFEEKVADKDSKVEAVGAVTSAELDMPFYEDKSGMSKYFETSALKEEVTKSIQPGSDYYELSDTRESAQESFDTVSPTYKNGDKGLPADRESQPSVPAQEAGYSTLAQSYPSELPEEPSSPQERMFTIDPKVYGEKRDLHSKNKDDLTLSRSLGLGGRSAIEQRSMSINLPMSCLDSIALGFNFGRGHDLSPLASDILTNTSGSMDEGDDYLPATTPAVDKAPCFPTESKEEKEQIEGEKAPGEESTQVETTCESPFLAKDYYKNGTVMAPDLPEMLDLAGTRSRLASVSADAEVARRKSVPSETVVEESSTGLPPVTDENHVIVKTDSQLEDLGYCVFNKYTVPLPSPVQDSENLSGESGSFYEGTDDKVRRDLATDLSLIEVKLAAAGRVKDEFSAEKDTSPHISGDKSGLGREPDQERKANDKLDTVLEKSEEHTDSKEHDKEMEEAGDKVETFELGVTLQELSAKELTVSKDASPLVAEKAEKVLSSVPEAAEVEPPKKAEPELDFAAKKADQGQLDVKISDFGQMASGLNVDAVKATELKLEATQDLTPSSAAPQEADAFMGVESGHVKEGTKVSETEVKEKVAKPDLVHQEAVDKEESYESSGEHESLTMESLKADEGKKETSPESSLIQDEIAIKLSVEIPCAPAVSEADLAPDEKADVQMEFIQPPKEETKETPDISVTPSDAAEPLPEAAGAEPAEAPSEEEEIEAQGEYDKLLFRSDTLQITDLGVPGVREEFVETCPGEHKGVIESVVTIEDDFITVVQTTTDEGESGSHSVRFAALEQPEVERRPSPRAEEELEVEEAAEAQAEPKEGSPEAPASPEREEVALSEYKTETYDDYKDETTIDDSIMDADSLWVDTQDDDRSIMTEQLETIPKEEKAEKEARRPSLEKHRKEKPFKTGRGRISTPERKIAKKEPSTVSRDEVRRKKAVYKKAELAKKTEVQAHSPSRKFILKPAIKYTRPTHLSCVKRKTTAAGGESAQAPSVFKQAKDKVSDGVTKSPEKRSSLPRPSSILPPRRGVSGDRDENSFSLNSSISSSARRTTRSEPIRRAGKSGTSTPTTPGSTAITPGTPPSYSSRTPGTPGTPSYPRTPHTPGTPKSAILVPSEKKVAIIRTPPKSPATPKQLRLINQPLPDLKNVKSKIGSTDNIKYQPKGGQVQIVTKKIDLSHVTSKCGSLKNIRHRPGGGRVKIESVKLDFKEKAQAKVGSLDNAHHVPGGGNVKIDSQKLNFREHAKARVDHGAEIITQSPGRSSVASPRRLSNVSSSGSINLLESPQLATLAEDVTAALAKQGL
- the MAP2 gene encoding microtubule-associated protein 2 isoform X6, producing the protein MADDRKDEAKAPHWTSAQLTEASAHPHPPEIKDQGGAGEGLVRSANGFPYREDEEGAFGEHESQGTYSDTKENGINGELTSADRETAEAKLSKEVSARIVQVVTAEAVAVLKGEQEKEAQHKDQPAALPLAAEETANLPPSPPPSPASEQTVAVEEEEEALESPMAEEEKPATLPGKECGAAKASDQHKGLSEGQVESSTEAQIVPEESAPAGAPQEESVKEVTEVSAEVKTPSSAREASKMEFPDQQELTPSPAEPLDKKEEESEKESKPGEDLKHAALVSQPETTETSPEKKDVQGTGEEQAPPTLFGHSLEASLEDMKQKTEPSLGVPDIGLPAEPPAAKEQKDWFIQMPVEAKKDEWGLVAPVSPGPLTPMKEKDVLEDIPKWEGKQFDSPMPSPFQGGSFTLPLGVVKNEVIAEASPFAPALLQLDDKKSLEETGILGTTKDSSKVEELQKDQPDKMTEAPASEAITSPKDAHISIVEECVPERVLEEKGAIKQESMQIKETPTLIGQEPTLTEKEPHLKLEEIPTVSDKEATPKESEPPKLTDEETGVIQPSTEHTYSKVDQKGQEPTTDISKQDSFPVSLEQAVTDSTMTYKTLETVVTEPAALSEKSAAQEPFEEKVADKDSKVEAVGAVTSAELDMPFYEDKSGMSKYFETSALKEEVTKSIQPGSDYYELSDTRESAQESFDTVSPTYKNGDKGLPADRESQPSVPAQEAGYSTLAQSYPSELPEEPSSPQERMFTIDPKVYGEKRDLHSKNKDDLTLSRSLGLGGRSAIEQRSMSINLPMSCLDSIALGFNFGRGHDLSPLASDILTNTSGSMDEGDDYLPATTPAVDKAPCFPTESKEEKEQIEGEKAPGEESTQVETTCESPFLAKDYYKNGTVMAPDLPEMLDLAGTRSRLASVSADAEVARRKSVPSETVVEESSTGLPPVTDENHVIVKTDSQLEDLGYCVFNKYTVPLPSPVQDSENLSGESGSFYEGTDDKVRRDLATDLSLIEVKLAAAGRVKDEFSAEKDTSPHISGDKSGLGREPDQERKANDKLDTVLEKSEEHTDSKEHDKEMEEAGDKVETFELGVTLQELSAKELTVSKDASPLVAEKAEKVLSSVPEAAEVEPPKKAEPELDFAAKKADQGQLDVKISDFGQMASGLNVDAVKATELKLEATQDLTPSSAAPQEADAFMGVESGHVKEGTKVSETEVKEKVAKPDLVHQEAVDKEESYESSGEHESLTMESLKADEGKKETSPESSLIQDEIAIKLSVEIPCAPAVSEADLAPDEKADVQMEFIQPPKEETKETPDISVTPSDAAEPLPEAAGAEPAEAPSEEEEIEAQGEYDKLLFRSDTLQITDLGVPGVREEFVETCPGEHKGVIESVVTIEDDFITVVQTTTDEGESGSHSVRFAALEQPEVERRPSPRAEEELEVEEAAEAQAEPKEGSPEAPASPEREEVALSEYKTETYDDYKDETTIDDSIMDADSLWVDTQDDDRSIMTEQLETIPKEEKAEKEARRPSLEKHRKEKPFKTGRGRISTPERKIAKKEPSTVSRDEVRRKKAVYKKAELAKKTEVQAHSPSRKFILKPAIKYTRPTHLSCVKRKTTAAGGESAQAPSVFKQAKDKVSNSTLSKIPALQGNTKSPRCSSASPSTTKRATFSDSLLIQPSSAGSTDRLPYSESGNKDGVTKSPEKRSSLPRPSSILPPRRGVSGDRDENSFSLNSSISSSARRTTRSEPIRRAGKSGTSTPTTPGSTAITPGTPPSYSSRTPGTPGTPSYPRTPHTPGTPKSAILVPSEKKVAIIRTPPKSPATPKQLRLINQPLPDLKNVKSKIGSTDNIKYQPKGGQVRILNKKIDFSKVQSRCGSKDNIKHSAGGGNVQIVTKKIDLSHVTSKCGSLKNIRHRPGGGRVKIESVKLDFKEKAQAKVGSLDNAHHVPGGGNVKIDSQKLNFREHAKARVDHGAEIITQSPGRSSVASPRRLSNVSSSGSINLLESPQLATLAEDVTAALAKQGL
- the MAP2 gene encoding microtubule-associated protein 2 isoform X18, encoding MADDRKDEAKAPHWTSAQLTEASAHPHPPEIKDQGGAGEGLVRSANGFPYREDEEGAFGEHESQGTYSDTKENGINGELTSADRETAEEVSARIVQVVTAEAVAVLKGEQEKEAQHKDQPAALPLAAEETANLPPSPPPSPASEQTVAVEEASKMEFPDQQELTPSPAEPLDKKEEESEKESKPGEDLKHAALVSQPETTETSPEKKDVQGTGEEQAPPTLFGHSLEASLEDMKQKTEPSLGVPDIGLPAEPPAAKEQKDWFIQMPVEAKKDEWGLVAPVSPGPLTPMKEKDVLEDIPKWEGKQFDSPMPSPFQGGSFTLPLGVVKNEVIAEASPFAPALLQLDDKKSLEETGILGTTKDSSKVEELQKDQPDKMTEAPASEAITSPKDAHISIVEECVPERVLEEKGAIKQESMQIKETPTLIGQEPTLTEKEPHLKLEEIPTVSDKEATPKESEPPKLTDEETGVIQPSTEHTYSKVDQKGQEPTTDISKQDSFPVSLEQAVTDSTMTYKTLETVVTEPAALSEKSAAQEPFEEKVADKDSKVEAVGAVTSAELDMPFYEDKSGMSKYFETSALKEEVTKSIQPGSDYYELSDTRESAQESFDTVSPTYKNGDKGLPADRESQPSVPAQEAGYSTLAQSYPSELPEEPSSPQERMFTIDPKVYGEKRDLHSKNKDDLTLSRSLGLGGRSAIEQRSMSINLPMSCLDSIALGFNFGRGHDLSPLASDILTNTSGSMDEGDDYLPATTPAVDKAPCFPTESKEEKEQIEGEKAPGEESTQVETTCESPFLAKDYYKNGTVMAPDLPEMLDLAGTRSRLASVSADAEVARRKSVPSETVVEESSTGLPPVTDENHVIVKTDSQLEDLGYCVFNKYTVPLPSPVQDSENLSGESGSFYEGTDDKVRRDLATDLSLIEVKLAAAGRVKDEFSAEKDTSPHISGDKSGLGREPDQERKANDKLDTVLEKSEEHTDSKEHDKEMEEAGDKVETFELGVTLQELSAKELTVSKDASPLVAEKAEKVLSSVPEAAEVEPPKKAEPELDFAAKKADQGQLDVKISDFGQMASGLNVDAVKATELKLEATQDLTPSSAAPQEADAFMGVESGHVKEGTKVSETEVKEKVAKPDLVHQEAVDKEESYESSGEHESLTMESLKADEGKKETSPESSLIQDEIAIKLSVEIPCAPAVSEADLAPDEKADVQMEFIQPPKEETKETPDISVTPSDAAEPLPEAAGAEPAEAPSEEEEIEAQGEYDKLLFRSDTLQITDLGVPGVREEFVETCPGEHKGVIESVVTIEDDFITVVQTTTDEGESGSHSVRFAALEQPEVERRPSPRAEEELEVEEAAEAQAEPKEGSPEAPASPEREEVALSEYKTETYDDYKDETTIDDSIMDADSLWVDTQDDDRSIMTEQLETIPKEEKAEKEARRPSLEKHRKEKPFKTGRGRISTPERKIAKKEPSTVSRDEVRRKKAVYKKAELAKKTEVQAHSPSRKFILKPAIKYTRPTHLSCVKRKTTAAGGESAQAPSVFKQAKDKVSNSTLSKIPALQGNTKSPRCSSASPSTTKRATFSDSLLIQPSSAGSTDRLPYSESGNKDGVTKSPEKRSSLPRPSSILPPRRGVSGDRDENSFSLNSSISSSARRTTRSEPIRRAGKSGTSTPTTPGSTAITPGTPPSYSSRTPGTPGTPSYPRTPHTPGTPKSAILVPSEKKVAIIRTPPKSPATPKQLRLINQPLPDLKNVKSKIGSTDNIKYQPKGGQVRILNKKIDFSKVQSRCGSKDNIKHSAGGGNVQIVTKKIDLSHVTSKCGSLKNIRHRPGGGRVKIESVKLDFKEKAQAKVGSLDNAHHVPGGGNVKIDSQKLNFREHAKARVDHGAEIITQSPGRSSVASPRRLSNVSSSGSINLLESPQLATLAEDVTAALAKQGL